A portion of the Gossypium arboreum isolate Shixiya-1 chromosome 8, ASM2569848v2, whole genome shotgun sequence genome contains these proteins:
- the LOC108468685 gene encoding ADP-ribosylation factor-like protein 2 produces MGLLSIIQKIKRKEKEMRILMVGLDNSGKTTIVLKINGEDTSVISPTLGFNIKTITYQKYTLNIWDVGGQRTIRSYWRNYFEQTDGLVWVVDSSDLRRLDDCKMELDNLLKEERLSGASLLILANKQDIKGALTQAEIAKTAKP; encoded by the exons ATGGGACTTCTTAGTATCATTCAGAAAatcaagagaaaagaaaaggaaatgcgAATCCTTATGG TTGGGCTTGATAATTCAGGGAAGACCACGATTGTTTTGAAGATTAACGGAGAGGATACAAGTGTAATTAGTCCTACTCTTGGCTTTAACATCAAAACCATCACATACCAGAA ATATACTCTGAATATATGGGATGTAGGTGGTCAAAGAACTATAAGATCATATTGGAGGAACTATTTTGAGCAAACAGATGGTTTGGTTTGGGTTGTTGATAGCTCAGATCTTAGAAGATTAGATGATTGCAAAATGGAACTGGATAATCTTCTAAAGGAAGAG AGGTTATCAGGAGCATCCTTGTTGATACTAGCAAACAAACAGGACATAAAAGGTGCTCTTACACAAGCTGAAATTGCTAAA ACTGCAAAACCGTGA